One window from the genome of Pseudoliparis swirei isolate HS2019 ecotype Mariana Trench chromosome 24, NWPU_hadal_v1, whole genome shotgun sequence encodes:
- the LOC130190112 gene encoding uncharacterized protein LOC130190112 isoform X2, protein MLPELSCHTDYIRVIDCVWNATSAAAAACTVFARKLGDRSYNSSCRMEPDHTSSSRLRRCSMTFSKEGQFQSFHELSINLSCYPGNHTLMTTYRPACHIKMAAPPPPEVSSSSVSWVPRAAPAGRLSSFSSEMQWKEEEQAWTDDAVRTNVFSADHTSVSRTALQLDPAQLTRGQRYQTRTRARTTGTDLRSSWSDWSPVASWVSRVGRTRPRPPDLSVAVLVLVSAAAVLSVFLVASFKTYRTTWVYLVKRISGPPLPDPAKSFLQDVHSQGGLSPHFTAESFHSLLKPVEVVPVEVVPVEVAPVEVAPAVDAVAAPLEKMRSDSSHESTSSNFSNPSYTQLCPPPPPPPPPPAPPISSLTAGNLVPCGADTPYGPVGGGVGTVEQELRGEEEEEVRLLLSRGGGGGSMAVESDYEKVEEVEEVKEVEEVEEVKEVRVERVRLQSLDSGVGSGEEVSQESLEEESMNTLQGEEEEEEEEEEEEKEVDFQNVLRGVLDRGSNRASGVSSDEEEDLDESSSSPCLLLPPPVSSSPCLLLPPPVSSSPCLLALFSGLRPAQSPLVETRPLTSACGSVEPSSDGYV, encoded by the exons A TGCTCCCGGAGCTCAGCTGCCACACCGACTACATCCGGGTCATCGACTGCGTGTGGAACGCCacgtccgccgccgccgccgcctgcacCGTGTTCGCGAGGAAGCTCGG GGACAGGAGCTACAACAGCAGCTGCAGGATGgagccagaccacacctcctcctccaggctgaGGAGGTGCTCCATGACCTTCAGCAAGGagggccag tttcagAGCTTCCATGAGCTGTCAATCAATCTGAGCTGTTACCCCGGCAACCACACGCTGATGACAACGTACAGGCCAGCATGTCaca TAAAGatggccgccccccccccccctgaggtcagctcctccagcgtgtcctgggtccccCGCGCCGCGCCGGCCGGCCGCCTCTCGTCCTTCAGCAGCGAGATGCagtggaaagaggaggagcaggcctggacg gatgaCGCGGTGCGGACCAACGTCTTCTCCGCTGACCACACCTCCGTCTCCCGCACCGCGCTGCAGCTGGACCCGGCCCAGCTGACCCGGGGCCAGCGGTACCAGACCCGGACCAGAGCCAGGACCACCGGCACTGACCTCAGGTCCAGCTGGAGCGACTGGAGCCCCGTTGCATCATGGGTATCACGCGTCGGGAGAACGAGACCACGGCCGCCAG ATCTCAGCGTggcggttctggttctggtctccgcTGCAGCGGtgctgtccgtgttcctggtggCCAGCTTCAAGACCTACAGAACCACCTG GGTTTACCTGGTGAAGAGGATCTCCGGCCCGCCGCTCCCTGACCCGGCCAAGTCCTTCCTGCAGGACGTCCACTCCCAG ggcgGGCTGAGCCCCCACTTCACCGCTGAGTCCTTCCACTCGCTCCTCAAACCCGTGGAGGTCGTCCCCGTGGAGGTCGTCCCCGTGGAGGTCGCCCCCGTGGAGGTCGCCCCCGCCGTGGACGCCGTAGCGGCGCCGCTGGAGAAGATGAGGAGCGACAGCAGCCACGAGTCCACCAGCTCCAACTTCTCCAACCCCAGTTACACCCagctgtgtcctcctcctcctcctcctcctcctcctcctgctcctcccatctcctcgcTCACCGCGGGGAACCTGGTGCCCTGCGGCGCCGATACGCCGTACGGGCCCGTTGGCGGCGGAGTCGGAACAGTGGAACAGGAAttgagaggggaagaggaagaggaggtccgcctgctgctctccagaggaggaggaggcgggtccATGGCAGTGGAGTCGGACTacgagaaggtggaggaggtggaggaggtgaaggaggtggaggaggtggaggaggtgaaggaggtccGGGTGGAGCGGGTCCGGCTCCAGAGTCTGGACTCGGGCGTGGGCAGCGGCGAGGAGGTCAGCCAGGAGAGCCTGGAGGAAGAGAGCATGAATACGCTgcagggcgaggaggaggaggaggaggaggaggaggaggaggagaaagaagtcgATTTTCAGAATGTGCTCAGAGGTGTTCTTGACCGCGGGTCCAATCGGGCTTCAGGCGTCAGcagcgacgaggaggaggacctggatgaatcctcttcctccccctgcctcctgcttcctcctcctgttagctcctccccctgcctcctgcttcctcctcctgttagctcctccccctgcctcCTGGCCCTGTTCAGCGGGTTGCGTCCAGCTCAGAGTCCTCTAGTGGAGACCAGGCCTCTGACGTCCGCCTGCGGCTCGGTGGAGCCCTCTAGTGACGGGTACGTGTAA
- the LOC130190112 gene encoding uncharacterized protein LOC130190112 isoform X1, translating into MLMMDHQSSAPLKLLPLKLLPLFLICVVAVGKKQNCPNDPDILLPELSCHTDYIRVIDCVWNATSAAAAACTVFARKLGDRSYNSSCRMEPDHTSSSRLRRCSMTFSKEGQFQSFHELSINLSCYPGNHTLMTTYRPACHIKMAAPPPPEVSSSSVSWVPRAAPAGRLSSFSSEMQWKEEEQAWTDDAVRTNVFSADHTSVSRTALQLDPAQLTRGQRYQTRTRARTTGTDLRSSWSDWSPVASWVSRVGRTRPRPPDLSVAVLVLVSAAAVLSVFLVASFKTYRTTWVYLVKRISGPPLPDPAKSFLQDVHSQGGLSPHFTAESFHSLLKPVEVVPVEVVPVEVAPVEVAPAVDAVAAPLEKMRSDSSHESTSSNFSNPSYTQLCPPPPPPPPPPAPPISSLTAGNLVPCGADTPYGPVGGGVGTVEQELRGEEEEEVRLLLSRGGGGGSMAVESDYEKVEEVEEVKEVEEVEEVKEVRVERVRLQSLDSGVGSGEEVSQESLEEESMNTLQGEEEEEEEEEEEEKEVDFQNVLRGVLDRGSNRASGVSSDEEEDLDESSSSPCLLLPPPVSSSPCLLLPPPVSSSPCLLALFSGLRPAQSPLVETRPLTSACGSVEPSSDGYV; encoded by the exons ATGTTGATGATGGACCATcagagctccgcccccctgaagctcctccccctgaagctcctccctctcttcctgattTGTGTCGTCGCCGTAGGGAAGAAACAGAATTGTCCAAACGACCCAGATATCC TGCTCCCGGAGCTCAGCTGCCACACCGACTACATCCGGGTCATCGACTGCGTGTGGAACGCCacgtccgccgccgccgccgcctgcacCGTGTTCGCGAGGAAGCTCGG GGACAGGAGCTACAACAGCAGCTGCAGGATGgagccagaccacacctcctcctccaggctgaGGAGGTGCTCCATGACCTTCAGCAAGGagggccag tttcagAGCTTCCATGAGCTGTCAATCAATCTGAGCTGTTACCCCGGCAACCACACGCTGATGACAACGTACAGGCCAGCATGTCaca TAAAGatggccgccccccccccccctgaggtcagctcctccagcgtgtcctgggtccccCGCGCCGCGCCGGCCGGCCGCCTCTCGTCCTTCAGCAGCGAGATGCagtggaaagaggaggagcaggcctggacg gatgaCGCGGTGCGGACCAACGTCTTCTCCGCTGACCACACCTCCGTCTCCCGCACCGCGCTGCAGCTGGACCCGGCCCAGCTGACCCGGGGCCAGCGGTACCAGACCCGGACCAGAGCCAGGACCACCGGCACTGACCTCAGGTCCAGCTGGAGCGACTGGAGCCCCGTTGCATCATGGGTATCACGCGTCGGGAGAACGAGACCACGGCCGCCAG ATCTCAGCGTggcggttctggttctggtctccgcTGCAGCGGtgctgtccgtgttcctggtggCCAGCTTCAAGACCTACAGAACCACCTG GGTTTACCTGGTGAAGAGGATCTCCGGCCCGCCGCTCCCTGACCCGGCCAAGTCCTTCCTGCAGGACGTCCACTCCCAG ggcgGGCTGAGCCCCCACTTCACCGCTGAGTCCTTCCACTCGCTCCTCAAACCCGTGGAGGTCGTCCCCGTGGAGGTCGTCCCCGTGGAGGTCGCCCCCGTGGAGGTCGCCCCCGCCGTGGACGCCGTAGCGGCGCCGCTGGAGAAGATGAGGAGCGACAGCAGCCACGAGTCCACCAGCTCCAACTTCTCCAACCCCAGTTACACCCagctgtgtcctcctcctcctcctcctcctcctcctcctgctcctcccatctcctcgcTCACCGCGGGGAACCTGGTGCCCTGCGGCGCCGATACGCCGTACGGGCCCGTTGGCGGCGGAGTCGGAACAGTGGAACAGGAAttgagaggggaagaggaagaggaggtccgcctgctgctctccagaggaggaggaggcgggtccATGGCAGTGGAGTCGGACTacgagaaggtggaggaggtggaggaggtgaaggaggtggaggaggtggaggaggtgaaggaggtccGGGTGGAGCGGGTCCGGCTCCAGAGTCTGGACTCGGGCGTGGGCAGCGGCGAGGAGGTCAGCCAGGAGAGCCTGGAGGAAGAGAGCATGAATACGCTgcagggcgaggaggaggaggaggaggaggaggaggaggaggagaaagaagtcgATTTTCAGAATGTGCTCAGAGGTGTTCTTGACCGCGGGTCCAATCGGGCTTCAGGCGTCAGcagcgacgaggaggaggacctggatgaatcctcttcctccccctgcctcctgcttcctcctcctgttagctcctccccctgcctcctgcttcctcctcctgttagctcctccccctgcctcCTGGCCCTGTTCAGCGGGTTGCGTCCAGCTCAGAGTCCTCTAGTGGAGACCAGGCCTCTGACGTCCGCCTGCGGCTCGGTGGAGCCCTCTAGTGACGGGTACGTGTAA
- the rps19bp1 gene encoding ribosomal protein S19 binding protein 1, whose protein sequence is MSVSLVRKGLELLGDEVKDVSKGKTQKKKKSTPGSASVMQLVSTKRQGVTRQVHRLQGRLGPGRSKATVKDKRIKSAVEEFRKKQKKSQMSANLKYFMGDDDKTPDSDTLKILSHIPSRRSRDRPAQAAKKVEETQSVFTEKEFQQFQKEYFGRTVEKKK, encoded by the exons ATGTCGGTGTCGCTGGTCCGAAAAGGCCTGGAGCTGCTCGGggacgaggtcaaag ACGTGAGCAAAGGGAagacgcagaagaagaagaagtcgacCCCCGGCTCGGCCTCCGTGATGCAGCTGGTGAGCACCAAGCGGCAGGGGGTCACCCGGCAGGTCCACAGGCTGCAGGGCCGCCTGGGGCCCGGCAGGAGCAAGGCCACCGTCAAGGACAAGAGGATCAAGTCTGCAGTGG AGGAGTTcaggaagaagcagaagaagagccAGATGAGCGCCAACCTCAAGTACTTCATGGGCGACGACGACAAGACGCCAGACTCTGACACCCTGAAG ATCTTGAGCCACATCCCCAGCAGACGGTCGAGGGATCGTCCGGCGCAAGCGGCCAAGAAGGTCGAGGAGACGCAGTCTGTGTTCACAGAGAAAGAGTTCCAGCAGTTTCAGAAGGAATACTTTGGCCGGACCGTcgagaagaagaaatga